The proteins below are encoded in one region of Fibrella aestuarina BUZ 2:
- a CDS encoding alpha-L-fucosidase — protein MKTTVRLLFVMATLPLGLQAQRAVSPGKSLSIVPAAIPSLPPKQPIDSVAIADWKTFPEVKLTLPIASGPFQPTWESIEKNYPGVPAWLREAKFGIWVHFGPQSAGQSGDWYARKLYVEGTPAYKNHLKNYGHPSKVGYKEVLRDWNPTKLNPNTLAKIYKDAGAKFLLIQGVHHDNFDLWNSRYHPWNSVNVGLKRDLIGEWAKACQSEGLRFGVTFHHEYTWWWWQAAFGSDKEGSMKGVPYDANLTLADGKGKWWQGLDPRLLYGIDLREYKGVSEAAYSKWSPPPAGIFSKHLDYGKWYATQWAQRMMDVVDQYSPDFIYTDGTSDQPFSGNGTGVGLKADAMQRVIADFYNRTLQRRGKADVFSIVKFRHHTNGTVNTEEFGIPEAINSSEPWIAETPVGDWFYAPNFVYDSGMMLKYIIEAIARDGNAAICISLLPDGSLDKGSQTMLNEVGDWMRRNGEAVYGSRAWRIPGEGEQVNGKLNMLPGGALGRRHAEFVFTSADFRFTVGKNGALYAFSMVAPQPSTELLIKSLGTTANLLDKPIKTVNLLGYKKAVTWRQTAEGLRITYPQDGSCKTSAVFRIE, from the coding sequence ATGAAAACAACAGTTCGACTACTCTTCGTGATGGCTACGTTGCCGTTGGGCCTGCAAGCCCAACGCGCCGTATCGCCAGGCAAGTCCTTATCCATTGTACCGGCAGCCATCCCCTCATTGCCGCCCAAACAACCCATCGACAGCGTAGCGATAGCCGACTGGAAAACGTTTCCAGAAGTTAAGCTTACGCTGCCCATTGCGAGTGGTCCGTTCCAGCCAACCTGGGAATCGATCGAGAAAAACTACCCCGGTGTACCGGCCTGGCTCAGAGAGGCCAAGTTTGGCATCTGGGTACATTTCGGGCCACAGTCTGCGGGGCAAAGTGGCGACTGGTATGCCCGAAAGCTTTACGTAGAAGGGACTCCCGCTTATAAGAACCACCTCAAAAATTATGGTCACCCCTCAAAGGTTGGCTATAAGGAAGTGCTGCGCGACTGGAACCCAACGAAACTTAACCCGAACACACTGGCCAAGATCTATAAAGACGCCGGGGCCAAGTTCCTGTTAATTCAGGGCGTTCATCATGATAATTTCGATCTATGGAATTCCCGCTACCACCCCTGGAATTCCGTTAACGTTGGCCTCAAACGTGATCTGATTGGCGAATGGGCAAAAGCTTGCCAAAGCGAGGGGCTGCGTTTCGGCGTTACATTCCACCACGAGTATACCTGGTGGTGGTGGCAGGCGGCCTTCGGCAGCGACAAAGAGGGAAGTATGAAGGGCGTTCCCTATGACGCGAACCTGACGCTTGCCGACGGGAAAGGAAAATGGTGGCAAGGGCTCGACCCCCGCCTGTTGTATGGGATCGATCTTCGCGAGTATAAGGGCGTCTCTGAAGCTGCTTATTCGAAATGGTCACCACCGCCCGCGGGTATCTTCAGTAAGCACCTCGACTACGGCAAGTGGTACGCAACCCAATGGGCTCAGCGCATGATGGATGTCGTTGACCAGTACAGTCCCGATTTTATCTACACCGACGGCACGTCTGATCAACCCTTCAGTGGGAACGGTACGGGCGTAGGGTTAAAGGCGGATGCTATGCAGCGGGTCATTGCCGACTTTTACAACCGAACGCTTCAGCGCCGAGGAAAGGCCGATGTGTTCAGCATCGTCAAATTCCGTCACCATACCAACGGCACGGTGAATACGGAGGAATTTGGTATCCCCGAAGCGATTAATTCGTCGGAACCCTGGATCGCCGAAACGCCCGTGGGCGACTGGTTTTACGCCCCCAATTTTGTCTATGATTCAGGGATGATGCTGAAATACATCATCGAAGCCATAGCCCGGGACGGTAATGCCGCCATTTGTATTTCGCTGCTGCCGGATGGCTCACTGGACAAAGGAAGCCAGACGATGCTGAATGAAGTAGGAGACTGGATGCGGCGAAACGGCGAAGCTGTTTATGGTAGTCGGGCCTGGCGGATACCCGGCGAAGGCGAACAGGTTAACGGCAAACTTAACATGCTACCGGGAGGCGCCTTGGGCCGTCGTCACGCCGAATTTGTCTTTACGTCGGCCGACTTCCGATTCACCGTCGGCAAGAATGGCGCTTTGTACGCATTCAGCATGGTGGCGCCCCAGCCAAGCACCGAACTGCTCATTAAGTCGTTGGGGACTACTGCCAACCTGCTCGACAAACCCATCAAGACCGTAAACCTGTTAGGCTATAAAAAGGCCGTAACGTGGAGACAAACGGCAGAAGGGCTACGAATCACTTACCCCCAGGACGGGTCATGCAAGACATCGGCCGTGTTTAGAATCGAGTGA
- a CDS encoding M14 family zinc carboxypeptidase, whose amino-acid sequence MTNRLLRCLALLVLWGVASRVQAQTSYYFPDEKGGFDPAIPTPEQFLGYPVGSHFTRYDRIVDYLKELDRLSDKVSLQPIGKTYEERPQVIAFFTSAANQRNLAQLRQQHLTLADPKTPAPDYAKLPVVVHLAYTVHGNESSSSEAAMLTAYYLTASTNAEVTRWLSEAVVTIDPAENPDGRDRATQWFNQHKSFPAVTDPADREHNEGWPNGRYNHYLNDLNRDWLPLAHVESRNRMKFHHEWLPNVMIDFHEMGTSSTYYFEPSKPFSTENDLIPRATYDVLNVRLARYFARALDGVGSLYWTKEQFDNLSPIYGSTYPDFTGGVGVTFEVGSSRGLAQEGSNGTVTFPFTIRNHLRTGLAAVQGAVEEKELYLKHQRDFFASALTDAAKFPTKAYVFGAATDPNLTRRFADVLLQHNIQFYALQQAAQAGGKSFAPGAAYVVPTAQPHYRLVHSLFEEVTAFHDSVFYDVTGWSLVHGYGLPYAKLKETSLVKGEPVKNLPTIAGGVVGGPSPVAYVVSGADYHTAQAVSRLQQAGVLTKVSFKPFRIQSPVAQTGSGAQSLPRPAGNTDYSYGSIIVPVAGQKQAPDSLYRLVAAIGRQAGVTFTGVSTGFSAQGIDLGSNNIRSLRKPEVALVVGPGVNPSEAGEVWFLTSEHLQLPVTKLDLGSLARADWSRYNTVVLVGGQYNSIDKNTVGKLKSWVENGGTLITTKTASEWAIRQGLVRENLLATSKPDTTKAAERVDFERVREREGTRAVAGSIYTADVDITHPLGFGLTDRRLFVFRNGTTYLKSGSSPYNTVVKYTATPFVSGYVSKDNLKKIGNSAAVVVSPEGQGRVVLFADDPAFRSYWHGTSRLLVNALLYGPLLNAPTALPTAEE is encoded by the coding sequence ATGACAAACAGGTTACTACGTTGCCTTGCCCTGCTGGTGTTGTGGGGTGTGGCGTCGCGCGTACAGGCGCAAACCAGCTACTATTTTCCCGACGAAAAGGGTGGTTTCGACCCGGCTATTCCGACGCCGGAGCAATTTCTGGGTTACCCCGTGGGGTCCCACTTTACGCGCTACGACCGTATCGTTGACTACCTGAAAGAGCTCGATCGGCTGTCGGATAAGGTCAGTTTGCAGCCCATCGGGAAAACGTACGAAGAACGGCCGCAGGTGATTGCGTTTTTTACGTCGGCCGCCAACCAACGTAATCTGGCGCAGTTGCGGCAGCAGCACCTTACGCTGGCCGACCCGAAAACGCCCGCCCCCGACTACGCCAAACTACCCGTGGTGGTGCATTTGGCGTATACCGTACATGGCAACGAAAGCTCGAGCAGCGAAGCCGCCATGCTCACGGCCTATTACTTGACCGCCTCCACCAACGCCGAGGTGACGCGCTGGCTGTCGGAAGCCGTGGTCACGATCGACCCCGCCGAAAACCCCGACGGGCGCGACCGGGCTACGCAATGGTTCAATCAGCACAAGTCGTTTCCGGCCGTAACCGACCCCGCTGACAGGGAGCATAACGAAGGCTGGCCCAACGGACGGTATAACCATTACCTCAACGACCTCAACCGGGACTGGCTGCCGCTGGCGCATGTGGAGAGCCGCAACCGCATGAAGTTTCATCACGAATGGCTCCCCAATGTCATGATCGACTTTCACGAGATGGGGACGAGCAGCACGTACTATTTTGAGCCGTCGAAGCCCTTCAGCACCGAAAACGACCTGATTCCCCGGGCTACCTACGACGTGCTGAACGTGCGGCTGGCCCGGTATTTCGCCCGCGCGCTCGACGGCGTTGGCTCGCTCTACTGGACCAAAGAACAATTTGATAACCTCTCGCCCATCTACGGCTCAACGTACCCCGACTTCACGGGCGGCGTAGGCGTTACGTTTGAAGTGGGCAGCTCGCGGGGGCTGGCGCAGGAGGGGAGCAACGGTACGGTTACATTTCCGTTTACCATCCGCAATCACCTGCGCACCGGACTGGCTGCCGTGCAGGGTGCCGTCGAAGAGAAAGAGCTATACCTGAAACACCAGCGCGATTTCTTTGCTTCGGCGCTGACGGACGCGGCTAAGTTTCCTACCAAAGCCTACGTGTTCGGGGCCGCCACCGATCCCAACCTGACCCGGCGGTTTGCCGACGTATTGCTGCAACACAACATCCAGTTTTATGCCCTGCAACAGGCTGCGCAGGCTGGTGGTAAATCATTCGCGCCGGGCGCGGCATACGTGGTGCCAACCGCACAGCCGCACTATCGGCTGGTGCACTCGCTGTTTGAGGAGGTGACCGCTTTCCACGACAGCGTTTTTTACGATGTTACGGGCTGGTCGCTGGTGCACGGGTATGGCTTGCCGTATGCCAAGCTGAAAGAAACGTCGTTGGTGAAGGGGGAGCCGGTCAAAAACCTGCCGACCATCGCCGGGGGCGTGGTGGGCGGCCCTTCGCCGGTCGCCTACGTGGTCAGCGGAGCCGACTACCATACGGCGCAGGCCGTATCGCGGTTGCAGCAGGCCGGAGTGCTCACCAAGGTATCGTTCAAGCCGTTTCGGATTCAGTCACCCGTAGCGCAGACCGGATCGGGGGCGCAGTCGTTACCACGACCGGCTGGAAACACAGACTATAGCTATGGCTCTATTATAGTGCCGGTAGCCGGGCAGAAGCAGGCGCCCGATTCACTATATCGGCTGGTAGCGGCCATTGGGCGGCAGGCCGGCGTGACCTTTACGGGCGTGTCGACGGGCTTCAGTGCGCAGGGTATCGATCTGGGTAGTAACAATATCCGAAGCCTCCGTAAGCCGGAGGTGGCCCTGGTGGTGGGGCCGGGCGTGAACCCGTCGGAGGCCGGCGAAGTCTGGTTTCTGACGAGCGAGCACCTGCAACTGCCCGTTACCAAACTCGACCTGGGTAGCCTGGCCCGCGCCGACTGGAGCCGCTACAACACCGTCGTGCTGGTGGGTGGTCAATACAATTCGATCGACAAGAATACGGTTGGGAAACTAAAAAGCTGGGTAGAGAACGGCGGTACGCTCATCACTACCAAAACGGCGTCGGAATGGGCCATTCGCCAGGGGCTGGTGCGCGAGAACCTGCTGGCTACCAGCAAACCCGATACGACCAAAGCCGCAGAGCGAGTCGATTTTGAGCGGGTACGTGAGCGGGAAGGCACCCGTGCTGTGGCGGGCTCGATCTACACGGCCGATGTGGACATTACCCACCCCCTCGGTTTTGGCTTGACCGACCGGCGGCTGTTTGTTTTCCGCAATGGAACAACGTACCTGAAATCGGGCAGTAGCCCGTACAACACGGTGGTGAAGTACACGGCTACACCCTTTGTGAGTGGGTACGTATCAAAAGATAACCTGAAGAAAATCGGCAACTCGGCGGCGGTCGTCGTTAGCCCCGAGGGGCAGGGCCGGGTCGTGCTGTTTGCCGACGACCCGGCGTTTCGGTCGTACTGGCACGGTACGTCGCGGTTGCTGGTTAATGCCTTGTTATATGGTCCGTTGCTGAATGCTCCTACGGCCTTGCCAACCGCCGAGGAGTGA
- a CDS encoding START-like domain-containing protein, whose protein sequence is MEKLKFVTEYELRASPKVLFPYISTASGLSQWFAAKVNTLPDHKYDFIWDNESHPARQTSLRQNKSVRFEFLNTGENGHDSNYVDFRLDVSELTQATYLRITDYSTNLDEDELQDMWDGLLDKLKEIVGS, encoded by the coding sequence ATGGAGAAATTAAAGTTTGTGACTGAGTACGAACTCCGGGCCTCTCCCAAAGTACTCTTCCCCTACATCAGCACTGCCTCGGGGCTATCGCAGTGGTTCGCCGCGAAAGTCAATACCTTACCCGACCATAAATACGATTTCATCTGGGATAACGAGAGTCACCCGGCCCGCCAGACCTCACTGCGCCAGAACAAAAGCGTACGCTTCGAATTTCTGAACACCGGCGAAAATGGCCACGACAGCAACTACGTCGATTTCCGCCTCGACGTGAGCGAACTGACGCAGGCAACGTACCTACGCATCACCGACTACTCGACCAACCTTGACGAAGACGAATTGCAGGATATGTGGGATGGCCTCCTCGACAAACTGAAGGAGATCGTCGGGTCCTGA